From Candidatus Eremiobacterota bacterium, a single genomic window includes:
- a CDS encoding MFS transporter, which produces MAPAERVTNLRWGIAVLLGIGVLINYFDRVNLTVAGPSLRTEFGVDDVQFGYLLSAFAWTYTLLQIPIGVFLDRYGVVVIGRATALLWAIASGLTALANGFATLFGTRLLLGIAETPTFPINAKAIGYWFPIKERGFATAIFDSAAKLATGIGVPFVSVILYYYGWRATFVVTAILSFLFFIAFYAFYRNPSEDKRLTHAEREYIREGGAQPEGLTTAGSVGGALAYLLTQRKVWGLTIGFAAYGYSFYLLLTWLPGYLVKTYHMDVLKTGAYAMVPWIVAAIADLIVGGWLVDYLVQRGFEQTRVRKTIIVIGMLMGLTIIGAAYTTDPNVAIVWITIALTGLACTAPIGWSIPGLIAPRGGVGSIGGIMNFFNNAMGIAAPIVTGYIVAGTSSFANAFVTAAVVLVIGIIAYVFILGKIEPIPEPGGDGAGVRG; this is translated from the coding sequence ATCGCCCCCGCCGAACGCGTCACCAACCTGCGCTGGGGGATCGCCGTCCTGCTCGGGATCGGCGTCCTGATCAACTACTTCGACCGCGTGAACCTCACCGTCGCCGGACCCTCGCTGCGCACCGAGTTCGGGGTCGACGACGTGCAGTTCGGGTACCTGCTCAGCGCCTTCGCGTGGACGTACACGCTGCTGCAGATCCCGATCGGGGTCTTCCTCGACCGCTACGGCGTCGTCGTGATCGGCCGGGCGACGGCGCTGCTGTGGGCGATCGCCTCGGGCTTGACCGCGCTCGCGAACGGCTTCGCGACGCTCTTCGGCACGCGGCTACTGCTCGGCATCGCCGAGACGCCGACGTTCCCGATCAACGCGAAGGCGATCGGCTACTGGTTTCCGATCAAAGAGCGCGGGTTCGCCACCGCGATCTTCGACTCGGCCGCCAAGCTCGCGACCGGGATCGGGGTTCCATTCGTCTCGGTGATCCTGTACTACTACGGCTGGCGCGCGACGTTCGTCGTCACCGCGATCCTGAGCTTTCTGTTCTTCATCGCGTTCTACGCGTTCTACCGGAACCCGAGCGAGGACAAGCGGCTCACGCACGCCGAGCGCGAGTACATTCGCGAGGGCGGCGCGCAGCCCGAAGGGCTCACCACCGCAGGCAGCGTCGGCGGGGCGCTCGCCTATCTGTTGACGCAGCGCAAGGTGTGGGGGCTGACGATCGGTTTCGCCGCCTACGGCTACTCGTTCTATCTGCTGCTGACGTGGCTGCCCGGCTATCTCGTCAAGACGTATCACATGGACGTTCTCAAGACCGGCGCCTACGCGATGGTGCCGTGGATCGTCGCCGCGATCGCCGACCTGATCGTCGGCGGCTGGCTCGTCGACTACCTCGTGCAGCGCGGCTTCGAGCAGACGCGCGTGCGCAAGACGATCATCGTGATCGGGATGCTGATGGGGCTCACGATCATCGGCGCCGCGTACACGACCGATCCGAACGTGGCGATCGTGTGGATCACGATCGCGCTGACGGGGCTGGCGTGCACCGCGCCGATCGGCTGGTCGATTCCGGGGCTCATCGCGCCGCGCGGCGGAGTGGGCTCGATCGGCGGGATCATGAACTTCTTCAACAACGCGATGGGGATCGCGGCGCCGATCGTCACCGGCTACATCGTCGCGGGGACCAGCTCGTTCGCGAACGCCTTCGTCACCGCCGCGGTCGTGCTGGTGATCGGCATCATCGCGTACGTCTTCATTCTCGGGAAGATCGAGCCGATTCCGGAACCGGGCGGAGACGGCGCCGGAGTCCGCGGCTAG
- the murA gene encoding UDP-N-acetylglucosamine 1-carboxyvinyltransferase, with translation MNVLDRLDTTLRVVGGARLEGSVEVQGAKNAALPIMAAALLARGKVTLRRVPRITDVSVMWSLLEALGARLSTQDRNTITIDAANVSKARAPYTLVRKLAASFDLCGPLLGRFGRAEVPLPGGCVLGTRATDMHEAAFRALDADVAVAHGYLIASARNGRLHGGEIEFRMPSVGATKNAMLAAVTAEGDTVIHNAAMEPEVVDLANFLVAMGAKIAGAGGDTIRVTGVSELHGVEYEIIPDRIACGTLLLAGAITRGDVTVKKTRPDDVLALQLALGECGVKVTSGEDWIRVQAETVKGGTDVVTAPHPGFPTDLQPQMLSFLCTAPGVSVVEESIFNARFSYVNELVRMGADVRVAMDNNTALVKGVPSLSGAPVEAPDIRAGAGLVLAGLAAAGETEIIGLEYIDRGYERLEETLSALGGQVQRASGIVPFSEPTGTFETSVYPSV, from the coding sequence GTGAACGTCCTCGACCGCCTCGACACCACGCTGCGCGTCGTCGGCGGTGCGCGCCTGGAGGGAAGCGTCGAGGTGCAGGGCGCCAAGAACGCCGCGCTCCCCATCATGGCGGCTGCGCTGCTCGCGCGCGGGAAGGTGACGCTGCGCCGCGTCCCGCGCATCACCGACGTCTCGGTGATGTGGTCGCTGCTCGAAGCGCTCGGCGCGCGGCTCTCGACGCAGGACCGCAACACGATCACGATCGACGCCGCCAACGTGAGCAAGGCGCGCGCGCCCTACACGCTGGTGCGCAAGCTCGCGGCGTCGTTCGATCTGTGCGGACCGCTGCTGGGGCGCTTCGGCCGGGCCGAGGTGCCGCTCCCCGGCGGCTGCGTGCTCGGCACGCGCGCGACCGACATGCACGAAGCGGCGTTTCGCGCGCTCGACGCCGACGTCGCCGTCGCGCACGGCTACTTGATCGCGAGCGCGCGCAACGGAAGGCTGCACGGCGGCGAGATCGAGTTTCGCATGCCCTCGGTCGGCGCGACGAAGAACGCGATGCTGGCCGCGGTCACCGCCGAAGGCGACACGGTCATTCACAACGCGGCGATGGAGCCGGAGGTCGTCGACCTGGCGAACTTCCTGGTCGCGATGGGCGCGAAGATCGCCGGTGCCGGCGGCGACACGATCCGCGTGACCGGCGTGTCGGAGCTGCACGGCGTCGAGTACGAGATCATCCCCGACCGCATCGCGTGCGGCACGCTCTTGCTCGCGGGCGCGATCACCCGCGGCGACGTGACGGTGAAGAAGACGCGCCCCGACGACGTGCTCGCGCTGCAGCTCGCGCTCGGCGAGTGCGGCGTCAAGGTGACGAGCGGCGAGGACTGGATCCGTGTCCAAGCCGAGACGGTAAAAGGCGGCACCGACGTGGTGACCGCGCCGCATCCGGGGTTCCCGACCGATCTGCAGCCGCAGATGCTCTCGTTCCTGTGCACCGCGCCCGGCGTGAGCGTCGTCGAGGAGTCGATCTTCAACGCGCGCTTCTCGTACGTCAACGAGCTGGTCCGCATGGGCGCCGACGTGCGCGTCGCGATGGACAACAACACCGCGCTGGTCAAGGGCGTCCCGAGCCTCTCCGGTGCCCCGGTCGAAGCGCCCGACATCCGCGCCGGCGCGGGCTTGGTGCTGGCCGGCCTCGCCGCCGCCGGCGAAACCGAGATCATCGGCCTGGAATACATCGACCGCGGCTACGAGCGCCTCGAAGAAACGCTCTCGGCCCTAGGCGGCCAAGTCCAGCGCGCCAGCGGCATCGTCCCCTTCAGCGAACCAACCGGCACCTTCGAGACGAGCGTCTACCCCAGCGTGTGA
- a CDS encoding HipA domain-containing protein: protein MQHALDIFVGDYRAGSVTNLGSDHNVFVFDPAYLADAERPMLSLGFLNAKGELSALARPPRVRLPPFFANLLPEGQLRTYLAERAQVNPARDFPLLWLLGEDLPGAVVARHAAGIVAPPYDDAVVAPEVENDPRVLKFSLAGVQLKFSAIREANGGLTIPVHGKGGRWIVKMPSATYANVPENEYTMLAFARRVGIDVPEIGLVNSAEIANMPPEVRSDLGMAMYIKRFDRDGDTRIHIEDFAQVFNQYPAQKYENVSYANMLGGIWRTMGEAQAAEFVRRLVFSIAIGNADMHLKNWSVIYRDGRTPELSPAYDYVSTIAYVPNDKLALTLARTKDWSQISDDRLERFARRAGVPRGIVLNSARDMVDRIRAEWPHLNEQQLLPQRFIAALEQHINRIPLFTRGIAPAVGAGQEGRDEAPPAEIA from the coding sequence ATGCAGCACGCTCTCGACATCTTTGTCGGCGATTACCGAGCCGGTTCCGTAACGAATCTCGGCAGCGATCACAACGTCTTCGTCTTCGATCCTGCGTACTTGGCGGACGCCGAACGCCCGATGCTCAGCCTCGGATTCCTCAACGCCAAAGGAGAGTTGAGCGCGCTCGCGCGTCCGCCGCGGGTGAGGCTTCCGCCGTTCTTCGCAAACCTTCTGCCTGAAGGACAGCTTCGCACGTATCTGGCCGAGCGCGCTCAGGTGAATCCCGCCCGTGACTTTCCTCTGCTCTGGTTGCTTGGAGAGGATCTTCCCGGCGCAGTGGTCGCGCGGCATGCGGCCGGTATCGTTGCGCCGCCGTACGACGACGCCGTCGTGGCGCCCGAGGTCGAGAACGACCCTCGAGTGCTGAAGTTCTCTCTAGCCGGCGTGCAGCTCAAATTCAGCGCGATCCGCGAAGCGAACGGCGGCCTGACCATCCCCGTGCACGGCAAGGGCGGCCGCTGGATCGTCAAAATGCCGTCCGCTACCTACGCGAACGTTCCGGAGAACGAATACACGATGCTTGCCTTCGCGCGACGAGTCGGCATCGACGTACCCGAGATCGGCCTCGTCAACTCCGCGGAGATTGCAAATATGCCGCCTGAGGTTCGGAGCGACCTCGGCATGGCGATGTACATCAAACGGTTCGATCGCGACGGAGACACGCGCATACACATCGAAGACTTCGCGCAAGTCTTCAACCAGTATCCCGCTCAAAAGTACGAGAACGTCAGCTACGCCAATATGCTCGGTGGCATCTGGAGGACGATGGGCGAAGCGCAGGCGGCAGAATTCGTCCGGCGGCTGGTATTTTCAATTGCGATCGGCAATGCCGACATGCACTTGAAGAACTGGAGCGTGATCTACCGGGATGGCCGCACGCCGGAGCTTTCGCCCGCGTACGACTACGTCTCAACGATCGCCTACGTTCCGAACGACAAACTGGCTCTGACGCTCGCCCGAACGAAAGATTGGAGCCAGATCTCGGACGACCGCCTAGAACGGTTCGCTCGCCGCGCCGGCGTGCCGCGCGGCATCGTCCTCAATTCCGCGCGCGACATGGTGGACCGAATTCGGGCCGAGTGGCCGCATCTCAATGAACAACAGCTCTTGCCGCAACGCTTCATCGCGGCGCTGGAGCAGCACATCAACCGGATTCCGCTCTTCACGCGCGGCATCGCACCCGCTGTCGGCGCGGGTCAGGAAGGGCGCGACGAAGCGCCTCCGGCCGAAATCGCTTGA
- a CDS encoding helix-turn-helix transcriptional regulator, producing MTQHDVAKRSGVLQNNYSKIERGKSDPRFSTLQDIARALSLEVMLVPTELVDTVNALTGRALPPEERPLFVADPD from the coding sequence ATGACCCAGCACGACGTGGCCAAGCGGAGCGGCGTGCTTCAGAACAACTATTCGAAGATCGAACGAGGCAAGTCCGATCCGCGGTTCAGCACGCTGCAAGACATCGCGCGGGCGCTGTCTCTTGAAGTCATGCTCGTGCCCACCGAGCTCGTCGACACGGTAAACGCGTTGACCGGCCGGGCCCTTCCCCCCGAAGAGCGGCCGCTCTTTGTTGCCGACCCGGACTGA
- a CDS encoding RidA family protein → MSRAVIHGDTIYTNGHLASDPSAGVAGQTRDILAQLEALLAEAGSDKSHILAAQIWLADITAFDELNSVWDAWVDKENPPVRACVESKLARPGCSVEIAMIAARER, encoded by the coding sequence ATGAGCCGCGCCGTCATCCACGGCGACACGATCTACACCAACGGCCACCTCGCGAGCGATCCGTCCGCCGGCGTCGCCGGCCAAACGCGCGACATCCTGGCGCAGCTCGAAGCGCTCCTCGCCGAAGCCGGCAGCGACAAGTCGCACATTCTCGCGGCGCAGATCTGGCTCGCCGACATCACGGCATTCGACGAATTGAACTCGGTTTGGGACGCCTGGGTCGACAAGGAGAACCCGCCGGTCCGCGCCTGCGTTGAAAGCAAGCTCGCCCGCCCCGGCTGCAGCGTCGAGATTGCCATGATTGCCGCCCGCGAGAGGTAG
- a CDS encoding threonine/serine dehydratase, protein MPTTDPVTLSPSKGDRQAITETARLISPYVRRTPVLPLDPTEVGLDPSIALFAKLELLQHAGSFKTRGAFANLLLREVPPAGVVAASGGNHGAAVAYAAMKRRVPATIFVPSISPPAKLDRIRAYGARLEIAGDRYADALAACEATIAASGALSVHAFDARETLLGTGTLAAELEEQLPEIDTLLVAVGGGGLIGGIAAWYAGRVRVVGVEPHGAPTLTRALEAGRPVDAPTDTIAADSLAPRRVGELMLPYAQSYVERVVLVDDEAIRAAQETLWRALTIVAEPGGAAAFAALLSRAYVPARGERVCVLVSGGNSAAVDFTR, encoded by the coding sequence ATGCCGACCACCGACCCTGTCACCCTGAGCCCGTCGAAGGGCGACCGCCAGGCAATCACCGAGACGGCGCGGCTGATCTCGCCGTACGTGCGCCGCACGCCGGTCCTCCCGCTCGACCCGACGGAGGTCGGTCTCGATCCGAGCATTGCGCTGTTCGCGAAGCTGGAGCTGCTCCAGCACGCCGGCTCGTTCAAGACGCGCGGGGCCTTCGCGAACCTGCTGTTGCGCGAGGTTCCGCCGGCGGGCGTCGTCGCGGCGTCGGGCGGCAACCACGGCGCCGCGGTCGCGTACGCCGCGATGAAGCGCCGCGTCCCGGCGACCATCTTCGTGCCGAGCATCTCGCCGCCGGCGAAGCTCGACCGCATCCGCGCGTACGGCGCGCGGCTCGAGATCGCCGGCGACCGCTACGCCGACGCGCTCGCCGCGTGCGAAGCGACGATCGCCGCATCGGGTGCGCTCTCGGTGCACGCGTTCGACGCGCGCGAGACGCTGCTCGGCACCGGCACGCTCGCCGCGGAGCTTGAGGAGCAGCTGCCGGAGATCGACACGCTGCTGGTCGCGGTCGGCGGCGGCGGTTTGATCGGCGGGATCGCCGCCTGGTACGCGGGCCGCGTGCGCGTCGTCGGCGTCGAGCCGCACGGCGCGCCGACGCTGACGCGCGCGCTCGAAGCGGGACGTCCCGTCGACGCGCCGACCGACACCATCGCCGCCGACTCGCTCGCGCCGCGCCGCGTCGGCGAGCTGATGCTGCCGTACGCGCAGAGCTACGTCGAACGCGTGGTCTTGGTCGACGACGAGGCAATTCGCGCAGCGCAGGAAACGCTGTGGCGCGCGCTGACGATCGTCGCCGAGCCGGGCGGCGCCGCGGCCTTTGCCGCGCTGCTTTCGCGCGCATACGTGCCCGCGCGCGGCGAGCGCGTGTGCGTTCTCGTCAGCGGCGGCAACAGCGCCGCCGTGGACTTCACCCGCTAA
- a CDS encoding winged helix-turn-helix transcriptional regulator, giving the protein MPIDLALRALANERRRQILAWLKDPREHFPPQVDGDLVDDGVCGVLIARKLGVSQPTVSEHLKVLSHAGLLRAKRIKQWTFYRRDEARIAEIKQAISETV; this is encoded by the coding sequence ATGCCGATAGACCTGGCGCTGCGGGCGCTGGCGAACGAGCGCCGGCGCCAGATTCTCGCCTGGCTGAAGGACCCGCGCGAGCACTTTCCGCCGCAGGTCGACGGCGATCTGGTCGACGACGGCGTCTGCGGCGTGTTGATCGCGCGCAAGCTCGGGGTGAGCCAGCCGACGGTGAGCGAGCACCTCAAGGTTCTCTCGCACGCGGGGCTGCTGCGCGCCAAGCGGATCAAGCAGTGGACGTTCTACCGGCGCGACGAAGCGCGGATCGCCGAGATCAAGCAAGCGATCTCGGAGACCGTCTGA
- a CDS encoding rod shape-determining protein — MGVIIIDIGIDLGTANVLVYVRGKGIVLREPSVVAKDVRTNKTLAVGEEARLMLGKTPSNIQAIRPLRDGVIADFEVTEAMLGYFIKKVTRQRSFWSTLFRPKPSVVICVPAEITSVEERAVRDAAKLAGAKSVDIIEEPMAAAIGAGLPIDGPSGNMVVDIGGGTTDVAVISLGGIVVSQSIRVAGNKLDEAIIRHIRRVYNLMIGERTAEEIKIKIGSAYRLEQELAMEIRGRDLINGLPKTVKITSEEVREALSEPVQAIVEAVKAVLEKTPPELAADIIDRGVILTGGGALLRGLDTLLGEVTGIPVIVAEDPMSCVAIGTGQRVGFAGAMSG, encoded by the coding sequence CTGGGAGTCATCATCATCGATATCGGGATCGACCTCGGAACCGCCAACGTCCTCGTCTACGTCCGTGGCAAAGGGATCGTGTTGCGCGAACCGTCCGTCGTCGCCAAAGACGTGCGGACGAACAAGACGCTCGCCGTCGGCGAAGAAGCGCGGCTGATGCTCGGCAAGACGCCGAGCAACATCCAGGCGATCCGCCCGCTGCGCGACGGCGTCATCGCGGACTTCGAAGTGACCGAAGCGATGCTCGGCTACTTCATCAAGAAAGTCACGCGGCAACGCTCGTTCTGGAGCACGCTGTTCCGCCCCAAGCCCTCGGTGGTGATCTGCGTTCCGGCCGAGATCACGTCGGTCGAGGAACGCGCGGTGCGCGACGCGGCGAAGCTCGCCGGCGCCAAGTCGGTCGACATCATCGAGGAGCCCATGGCGGCCGCGATCGGCGCGGGGCTGCCGATCGACGGGCCGTCGGGGAACATGGTCGTCGACATCGGCGGCGGCACGACCGACGTGGCGGTGATCTCGCTCGGCGGGATCGTCGTCTCGCAGTCGATCCGCGTCGCCGGGAACAAGCTCGACGAAGCGATCATCCGCCACATCCGGCGCGTCTACAACCTGATGATCGGCGAGCGCACCGCGGAAGAGATCAAGATCAAGATCGGCTCGGCGTATCGCTTGGAGCAGGAGCTCGCCATGGAGATCCGCGGCCGCGACCTCATCAACGGGCTCCCCAAGACGGTGAAGATCACCTCCGAGGAAGTGCGCGAGGCGCTCTCCGAGCCGGTGCAGGCGATCGTCGAAGCCGTCAAGGCCGTGCTCGAGAAGACACCGCCCGAGCTGGCGGCCGACATCATCGACCGCGGCGTCATCCTGACCGGCGGCGGCGCGCTGCTGCGCGGTCTCGACACGCTGTTGGGTGAGGTCACAGGAATCCCCGTTATCGTGGCGGAGGACCCCATGTCGTGCGTCGCCATCGGGACCGGGCAGCGCGTCGGTTTCGCCGGCGCGATGAGCGGCTGA